Below is a window of Streptomyces sp. NBC_00223 DNA.
GCGCTGACCGGGAGCGGTATCAAGCTGACCCCGGTGTCGTACGAGCAGGACGTCAAGTCGGCGCTGACGAAGGTGGAGTTGAAGGAGGTCGACGCCTCCGTCGTCTACAAGACCGATGTGAAGGCGGCGGGCGGCAAGGTGACCGGCGTGGACTTCCCGGAGTCGGCGAACGCCATCAACGACTACCCGATCGTCCAGCTCACCAAGGCCCCGAACCCGAACGCGGCGCAGGCCTTCATCGCCCTGGTGAAGTCCGCCGAGGGCCAGAAGGTGCTCAGCCAGGCGGGCTTCCTCAACCCGTGAGCCACCCGTGAGTCCCATGGGGAAGCGCGCGGGCGCCGAACCGCCGGTCGTCGACGACCGGCGGTGGCGCCCGCGCGTCCTGAGCGGCCCGCGCGTCCCCCGTCGCCCGAGCGGTCCAAGCGGACCCCGCGGACCCCGCGCCCCCCGTACCGGTGGCTTCCGGAGCAGAGGCGGCGGGGTGCCGCTGCCCCTGCTGGTGCCCGCCCTGTTCGGCCTGGTGTTCCTGCTGCTGCCGCTGCTGGCCCTGCTGGTACGGGCGCCCTGGCGCGGCCTTCCGCACCAGCTGACCAGTACGGAGGTCTGGCAGGCGCTGCGGCTCTCGCTGGAGACCGCGACCTCGGCGACCGCCGTGACGCTGGTGCTCGGTGTGCCGCTGGCCTGGCTACTGGCCAGGACCGCCTTCCCCGGGCGGCGGATCGTACGGGCCCTGGTGACGCTGCCGCTGGTGCTGCCGCCGGTGGTGGGCGGCGTGGCGCTGCTGCTCGCGCTCGGCCGCAACGGGATCGTCGGCCGGTGGCTCGACTCGGCGTTCGGCGTCACCCTGCCGTTCACCACCGCGGGGGTGGTGGTCGCCGAGGCGTTCGTGGCGATGCCCTTCCTGGTGATCAGCGTGGAGGGGACACTGCGGGCCGCCGATGTGCGGTACGAGGAGGCCGCCGCGACGCTGGGCGCCTCGCGGTTCACGGCCTTCCGTCGGGTGACGCTGCCGATGATCGCGCCGGGCGTGGCGGCCGGCGCGGTGCTGGCCTGGGCGCGGGCGCTCGGCGAGTTCGGGGCCACGATCACCTTCGCGGGCAATTTCCCCGGCCGTACGCAGACGATGCCGCTGGCCGTCTATCTCGCGCTCCAGGACGACCCGGAGGCCGCGATCGCGCTGAGTCTGGTGCTGCTCGCGGTGTCCGTCGCGGTGCTGGCGGGGCTGCGCGACCGCTGGACGGGGGCGGTGTGAGCGCCGAGGGAAAGCCCGCGGACGGGACGCCGGAACCGACGGCCGACGGACTCGACGCCCATCTCGTGCTGGACCGCGGTACGTTCCGCCTCGACGTGCGACTGACGGCCGCGCCCGGCGAGGTGCTGGCGCTGCTCGGGCCGAACGGCGCGGGGAAGACCACCGCGCTGCGCGCCCTGGCCGGGCTGGCCCCGCTGACCGGCGGCCGGCTGCGGCTCGACGGCGTCGCCCTGGAGGACCCCGCGCGGCGGCTGCGGACCGCGCCCGAGCGGCGGCCGGTCGGCGTGATCTTCCAGGACTATCTGCTCTTCCCGCACTTGACCGCCCTGGAGAACGTGGCCTTCGGGCCGCGCTGCCAGGGGATGCCCAGGGGCGAGGCGCGGGCGCTGGCCGCGGATCTGCTGGAGCGGATGGGCCTGACCGACCACGCGGCCGTCAAACCGCGGCGGTTGTCCGGTGGGCAGGCCCAACGGGTCGCTTTGGCGCGGGCGTTGGCCACCGGGCCGCGGCTGCTGCTGCTCGACGAGCCGCTGGCCGCGCTGGACGCCCGGGCCCGGCTGGACGTACGGGCCGAACTGCGCCGCCATCTGGCCGAGTTCGAGGCGGTGGCGGTGCTGGTCACCCACGATCCGCTGGACGCGATGGTGCTCGCCGACCGGCTGGTCGTCGTCGAGCACGGCGAGGTCGTCCAGGAGGGCACCCCGGCGGAGATCGCCCGCCGCCCCCGTACCGACTACATCGCCCGGCTGGTCGGCCTCAACCTCTACCAGGGCGCGGCCGACGGTCACACCGTGCGGCTCGGGCCCGAACTCGCCCTGACCACCACGGAGAAGCTGTACGGCCCGGTGTTCGTCGCCTTCCCGCCGAGCGCGGTCGCCCTGCACCGGGACCGGCCCGAGTCCAGCGCGCGCAACGCCTGGCGGGCCCGGATCAGCGGCATGGAGTCGCACGGCGACCAGATCCGGGTCGCCCTGACCGGGTCGGCCGACGGGC
It encodes the following:
- a CDS encoding ABC transporter ATP-binding protein, whose protein sequence is MSAEGKPADGTPEPTADGLDAHLVLDRGTFRLDVRLTAAPGEVLALLGPNGAGKTTALRALAGLAPLTGGRLRLDGVALEDPARRLRTAPERRPVGVIFQDYLLFPHLTALENVAFGPRCQGMPRGEARALAADLLERMGLTDHAAVKPRRLSGGQAQRVALARALATGPRLLLLDEPLAALDARARLDVRAELRRHLAEFEAVAVLVTHDPLDAMVLADRLVVVEHGEVVQEGTPAEIARRPRTDYIARLVGLNLYQGAADGHTVRLGPELALTTTEKLYGPVFVAFPPSAVALHRDRPESSARNAWRARISGMESHGDQIRVALTGSADGLPLAADLTTVAVAELDLRTGSEVWASVKAAQTHAYPA
- a CDS encoding ABC transporter permease, whose translation is MGKRAGAEPPVVDDRRWRPRVLSGPRVPRRPSGPSGPRGPRAPRTGGFRSRGGGVPLPLLVPALFGLVFLLLPLLALLVRAPWRGLPHQLTSTEVWQALRLSLETATSATAVTLVLGVPLAWLLARTAFPGRRIVRALVTLPLVLPPVVGGVALLLALGRNGIVGRWLDSAFGVTLPFTTAGVVVAEAFVAMPFLVISVEGTLRAADVRYEEAAATLGASRFTAFRRVTLPMIAPGVAAGAVLAWARALGEFGATITFAGNFPGRTQTMPLAVYLALQDDPEAAIALSLVLLAVSVAVLAGLRDRWTGAV